A segment of the Coffea arabica cultivar ET-39 chromosome 8c, Coffea Arabica ET-39 HiFi, whole genome shotgun sequence genome:
TACATGTTGCTGCATTAGTAAAAAAGAAGACATCATGTGATTGCTACTATAAagtaaaaatgcattttctgtCAGGCAGCAGAAAAAGGTGCTGCTGCTTGTGCAGGAATTTCACCTCCTATTGGTTAGCTGTTCGGCAACTCTTAACATTCCTTTTTAGTTTCTTTGTCCCCAATATCAtgaaaaaccaaaatcaattatagaaAAAACTTACTCTCCCAGCAAGTCTGGAATGGCAGAAAGCAGACGTCCAAAGAATGAGCAAGCAGAGTACAGATATACAAATGAACTTATCCCTGAGCCATATCCAAGTGATTGTGCAATTTGGCCAAGATTGTTACCATAAACAATTCCTATTGTTCCACCACAGAAGTATGCCAAGTAGTATAACCAAAAGTCCAATCGATGGATGAGCAACCTTACTGAGTGCTCTTCTCCTAGCACTGACAAACGgtctttgaagaacttttgaTCACAGCAGGATCTATTCTCTTCTGGATCATACGCATTTCCACTGCTGCGTATCAAGGGACTGCTTGAGGCCTCAATTTCCACAAGTTTTTGTCTAATATCAAGATCTCCTAAGTCAACTGAATTGAAACTTGTGCCCTGTAATTCGATGCTTGAATTCTCTGTTCTTTGAGCCCATTCCTGAGTGCAGAAAATTCTGGTGGTAATTAGTAGCAGGATTAGGAATAATATTGCACCAAGCGTGGAAGCACTACTGGTTACTGATTCTATCTCAAGGACTAGAAGATATACACCGGTACAAGCTGCTAGGATAACTAGATGGAGAAAAACACTGGACTCGCGATGAATAGCATCACCAGAAAGGGCTTGAGGAGGGGGTTGCTGAAGGACCAAAGCAAGGATGCCTATTGAGGCAATAAGTGGCATGATAGCATTAAGGAGGAGATATAATGTGCTATCAGTGGAGTTGATGGCATTGACAATGAGCTTATATAAAGCTGCAGTTACACCATTAAAACTGATGCTGAGGGACAATGCCAGTGGCCTGTTTGCAGGAAAGTTGTTTATGCACAAGACATAACAGACTGTGTTGAACCAGGAGATGCTACAACCCGCAAGCAAACTCAAGAGAATTACCTGAACGGTATCAGATTGTAGCAACTTTTAGCGTGCTCAATATTGCAATGGATTAAGTAATCTGAGGGGAAAAGAGTAAGCATGATGCACAAAGTTTTAAGGGCACCTGAAAGAGTTAAAATAAAGCCGCAACAAACAGCAACAAACAATATTTCATGGACATGTTTGTTATCACCTATATGATACATGGCCACATTCTGatctaaaatatataattttgggTTTAAGGATGCTGCATTGTCATCGTGATGGCTATCTTTTGGAATGATGATGTTCAATATGACACTGATGATGACATATTTGATTGACCCCTAATAACTAACAAGTTAATTATCAACATCTTTGTAGTTTCAGTAAATATTAGCAGCACACAGGAGTCAATCACAGGACCTGCTGGTAACTCCCAGATTACGGAACCAGTCGGATTGCCCTAAGAAGAGGGGCATGGATTAGGGCAATCCGACTGGTTCCGTAATCTGGGAGTTACCAGCAGGTCCTGTGATTGACTCCTGTGTGCTGCTTAGCTGTGTATCCTTGAGGCAAGACTCTACACAGCCTTAGGGGATTAATCTGGGCGAAAGACTGGGATACCCCTAAGTGAAAAAAGAGCAAATATTAATCTATCTGCGCTCGCTCTCCACCCCCTTCAACCCCCCAAAAACTAATCCCTGATAAGCTTAAAAGGTGTGCTGGAACAACAAAAATATTAGCTTCTGTCTAgtgcaaaatgcattttcagGATTTATCAATTCaataaaaatccataaattaCAAAATGCCACTACATTTTTGCTGCTTGATGGACAACTGTTATATCCTGATATGAGACTTAAGTATCTTTGAACATATAAATTGGATGATCTAGCACtaaatgaactcaaaaagaaagtgTAGGAGAGAAAAATT
Coding sequences within it:
- the LOC113706560 gene encoding protein NUCLEAR FUSION DEFECTIVE 4-like — its product is MVGQSRKWMILAASVWIQAFTGTNLDFSSYSSDLKSVLGISQVQLNNLSMASDMGKAFGWCSGVCLKYLPLWVVIFLAAFMGFLGFGLQWLVIQGHISLPYSLVILLSLLAGCSISWFNTVCYVLCINNFPANRPLALSLSISFNGVTAALYKLIVNAINSTDSTLYLLLNAIMPLIASIGILALVLQQPPPQALSGDAIHRESSVFLHLVILAACTGVYLLVLEIESVTSSASTLGAILFLILLLITTRIFCTQEWAQRTENSSIELQGTSFNSVDLGDLDIRQKLVEIEASSSPLIRSSGNAYDPEENRSCCDQKFFKDRLSVLGEEHSVRLLIHRLDFWLYYLAYFCGGTIGIVYGNNLGQIAQSLGYGSGISSFVYLYSACSFFGRLLSAIPDLLGDNMYYPRTGWLVLGLVPTPIAFLLLVSSGSQAALRTATAFIGLSSGFIVTAAVSMTAELFGPVSTGVNHNILITNIPLGSLLYGLLAALLYQRNIRSSNLLVLMDGSAVCIGRQCYSETFAWWSFISMFGVASGYLLFLRTRAVYSLERNRNWMQYP